The DNA sequence CGATGCGGCCGAAGCTGATGCTGTTCGACGAGCCGACCTCGGCGCTGGACCCGGAGCTGGTCGGCGAGGTGCTCGACGTGATGCGCGAGCTGGCCCGCGAGGGCATGACGATGGTCGTCGTGACCCACGAGATGGGCTTCGCCCGTGAGGTCGGCGACGCGCTGGTCTTCATGGACGACGGCCGGATCGTCGAGTCCGGTGACCCGCGCGCGGTGCTGTCGGACCCGAAGGAGGAGCGCACCCGCGCGTTCCTGTCGAAGGTGCTCTGAACGGTCGGGCGCCGCGGCCGGGTTAGCATCCGGGGATGTTCAACCGCGGTGGCCTCCTCGTTCGACGAGTGGAGCGCGATCGCGGACACCGGTGTCGTCCCGCTCCGGGTCCGGCCCCCGGTCACGGGTCCGTCGGGGTTCCACGGCGAGATCGCCGGGTGCGCCGTCGACGGCCGGGGTGGGCGTCTCCCGGATCGCCGCCGATCCGTGCCGGATGACCCGGTCCGGGTCGGTGGACGACGCACCGGACACGCTCTTCCTGTCGATCCAGCACAGCGGAGCGCTGCGGGTGGCCCAGGCGGGCCGGGTCGCCCGGGCCGTCGCCGGGGAGGCCGTGCTGTACCGCAGCCGGGACCGGCCGTCCCTGGTCTGCGAGGAGTCCACGTTGTGTGACGGTGCAGGTGACCGGGGAGTGCGCGGAGCTCGGCGGGACGGCCGTCGCCGCGGGGCTCGCGCGGACGATTCCGGCCCCGACGCCGGCGCTGCGCGTGCTGGCCGCGACGCTCGGCCCGCTCGGGCGGGCCGCCGGCGACCTGGATCCGGTGCCCGCCGCCCGGATGTCGTCCGCCGTGCTCGAGATCCTCGGCGCCCTGCTCGGCTCGCTCGGGGGCACCGAGACACTCCCGACCGGCCCGGTCGCCCTCGCCGCGACGCCGCAACGGTTCGTCCTGGACCAGCTCACCGACCCCGGCCTCTCCGTCGACACCGTCGCCCGGCGCTTCGGGGTCTCCGGCCGCTACGTCACCCGGGTGTTCGCCGAGGCGGGTGGCCGAGCTGCTCGCGGGTCAGGACCCCGTGGGACATCGCCGTCCTCCTCCCGGCGGCCGCCCGCACCGCGGCCCGCCGTGGAGCAGTCTGGGCCCGCCCCGGGAGCCGGGCCGTCGTTCCCGGCCCCGATGGGGGCGTTGCGGGAACAGCCCCGATGGGGGCGTTGCGGGAACAGCCCCGATGGGGGCGTTGCGGGAACAGCCCCGATGGGGGCGTTGAGGGAACATCGGCCGCGGAGCTCAGCTCCGGGGGATGCGTCCCATCAGGAAGAACTCCGGGTTGGGGCGCAGCGCGGTCAGGTGCGCGAGCCGGTTCGACATCGCGAACAGGGCGGTGATCGCGCCGACGTCCCAGATCTCGTCGGAGGTCAGGCCGGCGGCGCGGGCGTCGTCGAGATCGGCCTCGGTCAGCGACTCCGAGCTCCGGGCGACCAGCAGGGCCAGGTCGACGATCGCGCGCTCGCGCTCCGACAGCTCGACCGCGTAGGGGTTGGTCGCGACGCGGTCGGCGATCTCCGGGTCCTTGTACCGGATCCGGAGGATCGCCCCGTGCGCGACGACGCAGTAGGTGCAGTCGTTGGCCCCCGAGGTGGCGACGACGACCAGCTCGCGTTCGGCCTTGGACAGTCCGTCGTCGGAGTCCATCAACGCGTCGTGGTAGTCCAGGAACGCCCGCAGCTCCCGCGGGCGCCGGCCCAGGGCCCGGAACACGTTGGGGACGAACCCGGAGCGCTCGGCGATCGCGCCGATCCGCTCCGCCAGGTCCGGCGGGAGCCCGTCGAGGTCGACGTGCCCGAACCTGCTCACCTCGTGCTGTGCCATGTCCCGGACGCTAGTCGGGATCGGGCGCCGCGACCCCCGTCCGATAGGCCCACACGACGGTCTGCAGCCGGTCCCGGGTGCCGATCTTCGCCATCGCCCGGCCCAGGTGCGACTTCACCGTCGACGTCTCGACGACCAGCTCCTCGGCGATCTCGGCGTTGGAGAGCCCGCGGGCCAGCATCCGCACGATCTCGGTCTCCCGCGGCGTCAGCGGGGCGACCCCGCCGTCGGGCGCGGTGTCCGGTGCGGGGCGGCGCCGCGCGAACTCGGCGATCACCCGGCGGGTGACGGTCCGGTCGATCAGCCCGTCGCCACGGGTGAGGCGGCGGACGGCGTCGACGAGGTCGTCGGGGTGGGTGTCCTTGAGGACGAACCCGCTCGCGCCCGCCTCCAGCGCGCCGAACACGTAGTCGTCGAGGTCGAAGGTGGTGACGACGAGGACCGCGGGGACCGGGTCGTCGAGGCCGGTGATCTCCCGGGTCGCGACGAGCCCGTTCCCGCCGGGCATCCGGACGTCCATGCAGACCACGTCGGGCCGGTGCGCGCGCGCCAGCGCCACGGCCTCCGGCCCGCTCGCGGCCTCTCCGACGACCTCGACGTCGCCGGCCAGCTCCAGGAACATCCGGAACCCGGCCCGGACGACGGCCTGGTCGTCGGCCAGCACCACCCTGATCACGCGCGTCCCCCTCCGGTCTCCGGGCCGGGGTCGTGCGGGACGACCAGGCGGACCTGCCAGCCGCCGTCGTCGGTCCGGACCGCGGAGAACGTCCCGCCGACCAGCTGCGCGCGCTCGCGCATCCCGGCCAGCCCGAACCCGCGGGTGCCCGGGGCGTCGGCGGAGGGCGCCGGGGTGCCGCGCGCGGGCCCGTTCACGACCTCGACGGCGACCCGGTCGTCGGCGTGGGTCACCGTCACCCGGACCGGGGCGCCGGGGGCGTGCTCACGGGCGTTGGCCAGTGCCTCCTGCACCACCCGGTAGCAGGTGACGTCGGCGACCGGGGACGGCTCGCCCGGGTCCCCGCGCCGGACCAGCTCCACCGGACCGCCCAGCTCCCGGGCCTGCTCCACGAGCCCGTCGAGCTCGGCGAGGCCGGGCACCGGGGTATCGGCCTCGGCGCCGCCCGCCCTCGGCTCCCGCAGCGCCCCGACGACCAGACGCAGGTCGTGCAGGGTGCGGCGACCCTGCTCCCGCAGCCGGGACGCCGTCCGCCGCGCCTCGTCCGGGTCCCGGTCCACCAGCCGCTCGACCACCGCGGCCTGCACCACCATCGCCGACAGGTGGTGCGCGGCGACGTCGTGCAGCTCCCGGGCCATCCGGGCCCGCTCCCGGGCGACGGCGGCGTCCGCCCGTTCCCGGTACGCCGCGACGACACCGGCGGTGTGCACCCGGTCCAGCTCGGCGTAGCGCCGCCGGGTCCGCAGGTACACACCCAGCAGCAGCGGGCCGCCGTAGACCAGGACCGCCGACAGCACCTGCGAGACGACCAGCCCGCCCGCGCCGAGCAGCGCGTCGCCGGACGGGCGTACCGCGGTCCCGGTGAGCACCACGGCCGTCTCGACGACCGCCGCGGCGCCGACCAGGGCCCCGGCCCGGCGCGCCGGGAGCCGCGACCCGCAGGTGCCGGCCGCGATCGCCGTCGCCGGGCCGCGCAGCGCCGCACCCACCGGCATCAGGACGACGTTCACCAGCCCCAGCCCGACCGTCAGCGCCAGACAGACCGCGGGGGCGGTGCGGCGCAGCGCCAGCAGCAGGTTCTGCACTGTCACCACCCCGAGTGCCAGCGCCACCGTGCCCTGCGCGAGGCCCAGCTCCGCGGCCGGGCCCGGTGCCAGCACCACCGGGGTGACCACCGCGAGCGTCCCGGCCGCGACGAGCACCGCCAGCGCGGTGTCGCGGCGTCGCGGTCCGGCCAGGCCCAGCGCGGTGAGCCGGGCGTCGAGCCGTTCCACGACCGTGCGGGGTGGCGGTTCGGGGTGCGGGTGCATGGGGTCTCCGGCCTCGGGTGGGGTGATCGTAGGGCTCAGTAGGTGAGGCTCGGCAGCAGCAGGCCCGCCACGACCGCCACCACCGCGATGCCGGCCAGGGCGAGCAGCAGCATCACCCGGCCGGTCACCGACCACGCGCCGGCCCTGGCGCGCAGTGCGGTGACCACCCCGGCCGCCGCGACGGGCACGCCCACCACCCCGATCCACTGGAGCACCTGGAGCCCGCGCAGCACCGGGAGCGGCACCTCGCCCAGCGACGCGATCGTGAGCACCGAGACCACCCAGCCCGTGAGCGCGACGAGCGCCGCGAGCGCCGCGGCCCGGGTGAGACCGTGCGCGACCCGGTCGGCCCGCGGCCGGGTCGCGACGACCACGCCGTACCGGCGGCGCCACAGCGCCCCCGCCGGCCGGGCGACGAGCGCACCGAGGAGCACCACGACCGAGCCGGCCAGCACCGTGCCGAGCAGCGTCGCGTCACGCAGCGGGCCGACCGACAGCTCGGTGAACGCCGCGTCGTGACCCAGTGCGGTGACCCGGCCGTCGGCATCGGTGCGCACGGTCAGGAGCCGCTGCCCGCCGACCTCCCGCCACAGCCCGGGCCGGACCTCGGCGTAGGCGGCGGGGCGGACGTCGTTCGGGGCGGGCGAGACCAGCAGCGTGCCGTCCGGCCGGGCCGCCACGCGCATCTGGGCCAGCAGGTTCATCGCCCCCATGAAGGTGCTCTCCGACCGCCGGGCCGACTCGTAGGTCCCCGCGATCGCGGCGGCCCTGGCCGGGGTGCCCGCGTCCGGAGCCGGCGCCGGGCCCGCCGGACCGGGGAGGTAGCGGTCGGTGAACCCCTCGGTCACCGCGCGCCGCAGATCCAGGGTGTCCGCGCCGCCGCGACCGATGCTGTTCGTCGTGACGAACACGCCGATCCGCTCGGCCGGGTACAGCTGCAGGTGCGAGTGGAACCACTGGGTGTCGCCGCCGTGGCCGAGGACGAGGTGGCCGTTGCGGCTCTCGTCGAACACCCCGAGTGCCATCCGCGGGCCGTCGGCGAGCGCGCCGAGGGTGTCCGGGCCCAGCGCCGGGCGCTGCATGAGTGCCCACGCGGCGGGGGAGAGCAGCGGGGTCGAACCGGGTGCGCCGAGCAGGGCTGAGGCGAACCGGCCCATGTCGGTGGCCGACGCGCTCAGCGACCCCGCCGGGGCCGGGCTGACGAACTCGAACGGCATCGGCGGGGCGTCGACGCTGGTGTGGCCGTCCGACATCGCCGCGGCGACGGCCGCGGGCAGCGGCTGGTCGAAGGTCGCGGTCGTCATCCCGGCGCGGTCGAGCACCTCGCGCTGCACGTACCGCTCGAAGGGCTCGCCGGTGACCCGCTCGACGACGTGCCCGGCCAGGCCGTAGCCGTAGTTGGAGTACGACGGCACGGTGCCGGGGGTGCTGACCTGCTCGGGCGGGTCGGTGGCGAGGAACTCCCGCAGTGACGGGCCACCCGGCCCGGTGCGGATGAGCCCGCGGATCTGCTCCTCGAAGCCCGCAGTGTGGCTCAGCAGGTTCCGCAGGGTCACCGGGCCGCGGGGCATCGGCACGTCGATGTCGAGATGGCGGCGGACGTCGGCGTCGAGGTCGACGAGGCCGCGGTCGGCGAGCTGCAGCACGGCGACCGCGGTGGCCACCTTCGACACAGACCCGACCCGGAACAGTGTCCGGACGGGGTCGACCGGCCTGCCCGGTCCGGCCGAGCCGTAGCCGCGGGCGGCGAGCACCTGCCCGTCGCGAACGACGGTGACCGCGGCCCCGGCGATCCCACTCCGGTCGAGCGCGGCGGGGACGAGGCCGTCCAGCCAGGCGCCGACGTCGGCGGCGGTGAGCGGAGCGGTCGGGACGGCCGTCCGCGGAGCCGGGGCGGGGGCCGGTGCGGCCGGGGCCGCCCAGCCACCGACCAGAGCCGCGACCAGGAGGACGAGCAGGGCGACGGTGGCAGCGCTGCGGCGGGGCGGGCCGCCGGTCCGGCGTGCGGTGATCATGTCGTCGAGCCTCGCCGGAACGGGCCCCCGGCACATCGGGCGCAGGTCGGCACTGCGGCCTACGACCTCCGACGGAGACGGCTCTTCCGCACACGCGGCCCGATCCGGGACCATGTCGCGCCATGGGAGTCCCGGAGCAGGTCCGCACGCAGCTCGCGACCTGGTGCACCGAGCAGGTGCCCGACGGCGAGAGCGACCGGCGCCGGATCGCCTACACCACCGCCGGCAACACCGTCACGATCCTCGACCGGCGGCCGCCCACGTTCCCGGAGCTGGGTGCGGCATGGTCGTCGACGGCACTGGCGCAGCTGCGGGTCGACGACCCCGGGCCGGGCAGCTGGACGCTGTACCGCGTCGCCGACCCCGGCTCGGGGCAGCGCTGGCAGCCGGCGGGGCCGCCGGACACCGACCCGTTCGTGCTGCTCGCGCGGGTCGCCGCGACGCTCCGCGCGAGCAGCTGACGCTCAGTCGTCACGGCCGCCCGTGACGGCCGGGCGCGGACCCGGTGCCATTGCCGACGGTGTCGACGGGCGGGACGGCTCGTCGTCGGGCGGGGTCGTGTCCGACCCGCGCGGAGCCGGGCGCGGCGCGGGCACCGACGGGTCGACGGTCTCGTGGGCGCCGGCCTGTCCGGCCTGCACCAGGACGGTGACCGGGATCTCCGGTGCCTCCGCGGCCGTCCGGGCGGCGGGGACCGACGGCAGCGGCGGCACGACCGGGGACCCGGGGCCCGGCCGCACGGCGGCGGTGCGGTCCCCGGTGCCGCGCAGGAAGCGCGCCGAGGCCTGGTTCAGCACCTCGAGCAGGGTCGTCCCGGACGAGGCGGCCCGCGGCTCGTCCCCGACGACGGCGAGCATCCGCGGCGCCGCCGCGGTCAGCAGCAGCCCGTCGGCCTGCATCGCGCCCGCACCCAGCACGACCACCAGGTCGGCGGTGTCCGCCGGGGGCAGCGCGCCGAGGACGTCGTCGAGGGGCTCGCAGACGACCAGGCCGAAGCCGGGGACGCCACGGCCGGCGTCGGCCGCCCAGGTCTCGGCGAGCTGCGGGTGGGTCCGGGCGAGTTCGCCGAGCAGCCGGTCCAGCTCGTCGCGGTCGGCGACCTCGCGCCGGGCACGGTCGAGCTCCTCGAGCGCGTCGGCGTAGGCCTGCGGGTCGTGTGCCCGCAGCGCGTCCACGACGGCGTCGTGCTCCGGCGCCCGCGCCCCGTAGGGCACCCGGTCGGCGCAGGTGGCGGCCAGGCGTTCCAGCTCGTCGGCGGCCTCGGCGGGGTCGCCGTGCTCGTCGTAGTCGACGATCGCGCGGGCGACCCGCTCGGCGGCGGCCAGGTCCGGCACCGAGACCGGGGAGTCCTGCTGCAGGAACAGCACGTCGTGGCGCAGCGCGCCGACCGACCGGGCGGTCGCCGCCACCCGGTCCAGGGTGTCGGTGAGCGCGGGCAGCTCGGAGGGGTCCCGCGGGATCGGCAGGCCCAGCACCGCGCACAGCCGCGCGATCTTGTCATCGCGGCGGGCCAGATCCAGGTGCCGGACGATTGCGACCACGTGGTCGTAGCTCTGCGGGGCCTCCCCGCCGACACGGAAGCGGCGCAGGTGCGGCTCGGCGTCCTTCTGCTCCTGCGGGCGGAAGTAGGACCGGGTCCGGCCGCCGGAGTCGAGGAAGTCCAGGTAGCGGCGGACGAGGTCGGCGCCGCCCTGGGGCAGCGGCTCCACGATCTCGACCGTGGGACCGGCGGCGTGCCGGGCGCGGTCGTCGCGCTGGCGGGCCGCGTGCCCCTGCAGCGCCTCGAACTCGGCGCGCAGTCCCTGGTGGACCAGGCGACCGACGACCTCGCGCAGCCGCTCGGCGTCCGGGGCCGCGGCGATGGCCTCCAGCGAGCCCAGGACGCACCGGGAGACCTGGGTGACGGCCCCGCGCCGGGCGGCGTCGAGGTCGCGCAGCAGACCGGGGACGATCCGGGCCTCGCCGGTCTCGGCGCCGGCCACGACCCGTGCGGCCCGCTCGCAGCAGCCCGCGACGTCCGCCGGGTCGGGCATGCCGTCGGCGTCGGGGAGGCGCTGGCCGCGCCGGGCGGTGCGGTCCGCGCCGACCCGGGCCAGCAGGCGGCGCAGCCGCTGCAGCTCGCGGACCGGCAGCTCCGGGAACGAGGTGGCGACCCGACCCTCCACGCTCACCGGCAGCGAGTCGTGCACCGCGGCGACCCGCTCGGCGGACGCACCGGTCACCAGGACGCGCATGCCGTAGCCGGTCAGCTCGGCCAGCGCCCTGGCGAGCTCGCCGGGGCTGCTGTCGGAGAGCACGACGAGCGGCTCCTCGGCCACCACGCCGAGCAGTGTCGACGGGTGGGCGGGGTCCTCCTCGGAGCGCGGCGGGGCCGCGGCCCCCAGCGCGGTCGACAGGGTCCGCAGACCGGCCGGCACCCGGCCGGCGCGCAGTTCGGCGGTGATCCGCGCCGCCGCCGCCCGCGGTGCCCCTCCGCCGCGGCCGGCCGACGCCAGCCCTTCGACGAACGCGACGAGCGCGTCGATGTCCGTGTCCTGGGACACCCGGACGTCCAGCATCTCGTCTCACACCTCCGCCGTACCCGTGTCGTCGCCCCGGGGACGACGTTCACGGTGTGTATCGCCGTGGACGGCCCGGTGTTCCGCCTCCCCCGTGATCGTCCGGCCGGGACCGGCCGGCCGCCGTCACGAGGAGCGACGGAGCCGTGTCCCGTTCGGGGTACACGGCGGGTGCGGGATCGCCGTTCGGACGTCCCCGATCTCCCGCGAAAGGCTACCGGTCAGGGCTCTATGCTGGGCCGATCTCGTCGAGACCGGGCAACGTCGCCCCTTTCGGCGTCCTTCGCTGTCCACAGTGAGCGACCAAGGCAGTTCAAACACTGCTCCATCGGAGTGAACTTACCCGATCAGCAACAGCGGGCGGAGGGAACACGGTCCTGGCGGTCGGTCCGCTCCCGCCAGAACTCGCGCTCGCCCAGCACCGGCGCACCGGGGTGGTGGGCCGCCCGATGGGCCAGGTACCGCTCGTAGTCGCGCTCCCCGGCGAGCTCGCGCACGAACGTCCAGAACGCCCGGAGCCGGCTCATCCGGAGCCCCCGGCCCTGGCGAGCTCGCGTTCGGAGCGAGTGGGGATCAGCCCGGCAGGGGCCTGGATCCGGGACTCGACGTACGGGTCCTCGGAGCCGCCGGGCAGCGGGCGTCCGCGCAGCGCGGCGACCCACACCCGGACCGAGTCGGCCAGGACGATCACGATGAGCAGCGCGAACAGGGCGGTGAGCACGGTGTCGACGGTCGTGTTCACCACCACCTTCTGCATGGCCTCGACGGTCCTGGCGGTGCCCAGGCTCGTCTTCCCGGCGTCGAGCGCGGCCTGGTACTGGTCGCGCTGGGCCCAGAACCCGAGCTTGGGGTTGTCGGAGAAGATCTTCTGGTAGCTCGCGGTCAGGGTGACGACGGCGTCGAACACCAGCGGGACCAGCGTGATCGGTGCGTAGCGGGCACGGCCGGAGCGGATCAGCAGCGTGGTGCAGACGGCCAGTGCGACGGCGGCGAGCAGCTGGTTGGCGATGCCGAACAGCGGGAAGAGCTGGTAGATGCCGCCCAGCGGGTCGTTGACGCCGGCGTAGAGCAGGTAGCCCCAGGCCCCGACGATGACGGCGCTGCAGATCCAGGCGCCCGGCCGCCAGCTCGTGTCGCGGAAGCGCGGCACCACGTTGCCGATCGTGTCCTGCAGGATGAAGCGTCCGACGCGGGTGCCGGCGTCCACCGTGGTGAGGATGAACAGCGCCTCGAACATGATCGCGAAGTGGTACCAGAAGGCGCGCATCGCGGCGCCGCCGAAGACCTGGGAGAACACCGTCGACAGCCCGACGGCCAGGGTCGGCGCCCCGCCGGAGCGCCCGACCAGTGTGTGCTCCTCCACTGCCTGCGCGGCCGCGGTGAGGTCGGCCGGGGAGATGGTGAACCCGATCTGCGCCACCGCGGCGGAGGCGGTCTCGACGGTCGGCCCGAGCACCGTCGCGGGCATGTTCATCGTGAAGTAGAGGCCGGGGTCGAGGATGCAGGCCGCGGCCAGTGCCATGATCGCGACGAAGGACTCGGTGAGCATCGCGCCGTAGCCGATGACCCGGATCTGGGACTCCTTCTGGATCAGCTTCGGTGTCGTGCCCGAGGCGACCAGGGCGTGGAACCCGGACAGGGCACCACAGGCGATGGTGATGAAGACGAACGGGAACAGCGAGCCCGCCGCGACCGGGCCCTGCCCGTCGGAGGCGAACCGGGTCAGCGCGTCCATCTGCAGCGACGGCCAGGCCAGCAGGATCGAGGCGGCGAGCAGCACGACCACGCCGACCTTCATGAACGACGACAGGTAGTCGCGCGGGGCGAGCAGCATCCAGACCGGCAGCACCGAGGCGGCGAAGCCGTAGACCACCAGCGCGAGGGTCAGCTGGTTCGCGGTCAGGTGGAAGACCTCGCCCCAGGACGAGTTCTGCACCCAGCCGCCGCCGACGATCGCCAGCAGCATCAGCGCGACGCCGAGCACCGAGACCTCGATGATCTTCCCCGGGCGCAGGTAGCGCAGGTAGAAGCCCATGAACAGGGCGATCGGGATCGTCATCGCGAGCGAGAACGTGCCCCACGGCGAGTCGGCCAGGGCCTGGACGACGACCAGCGCCAGCACCGCCAGCAGGATCACCATGATGGCGAGGACGGCGACGATGGCCGCCGTCCCGCCGACCGGACCGATCTCCTCGCGGGCCATCTGGCCGAGGCTGCGCCCGCTGCGGCGGGTGGAGAAGAACAGCGTGACCATGTCCTGGACCGCGCCCGCGAACACGACCCCGACGATGATCCAGATCGTGCCCGGCAGGTAGCCCATCTGCGCCGCGAGCACCGGGCCGACCAGCGGGCCCGCGCCAGCGATGGCCGCGAAGTGGTGACCGAACAGCACCCGCCGGTCGGTGGGCTGGAAGTCCTGCCCGTCGTCGAGACGTTCGGCCGGTGTGGCGCGGGTGTCGTCCACGCGCAGCGCGCGGTGGGCGATGAAGCGGGAGTAGAAGCGGTAGCCGATCGCGTAGGACGCGACGGCGGCGAACACCAGCCAAGCCGCGGAGATCTCCTCGCCGCGGGTGAACGCGACGATCGACCAGGCGATCGCGCCCACCACCGCCACCGCGACCCAGATCGCGATCTGCCTCGGGTCGCGACGACGGGTCGTGCCCGTCCCCCCGGTCCCCGGTTCTCCCGGTCGCTCCGTCGTGACCATGCCGTCCCCCGCTCGTGCACCGTGCGCGACCGACGCCGTCGTGGGGCCGGCCCGATCGGGAACGTTACGTCGGGCAACGTTCGCTGTCACCGGTCCAGGGACGCCGTTACCGAGTCTCGACCGGCCGCGTCCTTCCCGATCCGGGGACGCCCACCTCACGGGCCCCGTGCAGGCGCAGCACGGAGCCCCCGCACACCGGACGGCGTGCGGGGGCTCCGTGGGTCTCGCGCGGCCGGGGCCGCGGTGGGTCAGGCGCCGAGGCGCTGCTTCAGGGCCTCGAACTCGTCGCGGATCGACGTCGGGAGGTTGTCGTCGCCGATCTTGGCGAACCACTCCTCGATCAGCGGGATCTCGGCCTTCCACTCCTCGACGTCGACCGCGAGGGCCTCCTCGACGTCGGCGCGCTCGGCGTCGACCCCCTCGAGGTCGATCTGGTCCACGGTCGGCACGAAGCCGATGGGGGTGTCGACGGCGGCCGCCGTGCCCTCCATGCGCTGGATGCACCACTTGAGGACGCGGCTGTTCTCACCGAAGCCGGGCCACAGGAAGCGGCCGTCCTCGCCGCGGCGGAACCAGTTGACGTAGAAGATCTTCGGGAGCTTCTCGGCGTCGGCGCTCTTGCCGAGGTTCACCCAGTGCGCGAAGTAGTCGCCGACGTTGTAGCCGAGGAACGGCAGCATCGCCATCGGGTCGCGCCGGACCTGGCCGAGGCCGCCGGCCGCGGCCGCGGTCTTTTCCGAGGACATGGTGGCGCCCATGAAGGTGCCGTGCTGCCAGCTGCGGGCCTCGGTGACCAGCGGGATCGTGGTCTTGCGGCGGCCACCGAACAGGATGGCCGAGATCGGCACGCCGCTCGGGTCCTGCCACTCCGGCGCGACGACCGGGCACTGCGCGATCGGCACGGTGTAACGCGAGTTCGGGTGCGCGGCGTCGGTGCCGGAGTCGGGGGTCCAGTCGTTGCCCTTCCAGTCGGTGAGGTGCTGGGGGTCGCCCTCCAGTCCCTCCCACCAGACGTCGCCGTCGTCGGTCAGCGCGACGTTGGTGAAGAGCGCGTTGCCCTCCTCGATGGTGCGCATCGCGTTGGGGTTGGTCTTCCAGTTGGTGCCCGGCGCGACACCGAAGAAGCCGAACTCCGGGTTGATGGCGTAGAGCCGGCCGTCCTCACCGAAGCGCATCCAGGCGATGTCGTCACCGACGGTCTCGGCGCGCCAGCCGGGGATGGTCGGCTGCAGCATCGCCAGGTTGGTCTTGCCGCAGGCGCTCGGGAAGGCCGCCGCGACGTAGTAGGCCTTCTCCTCCGGGCTGATGAGCTTGAGGATGAGCATGTGCTCGGCGAGCCAGCCCTCGTCGTGGGCCATCGCCGAGGCGATGCGCAGCGCGTAGCACTTCTTGCCGAGCAGGGCGTTGCCGCCGTAGCCGGAGCCGTAGCTCCAGATCTCCCAGGTCTCCGGGAAGTGGCTGATGTACTTGGTCTCGTTGCACGGCCACGGCACGTCGGCCTGGCCCTCGGCGAGCGGGGCGCCGATCGAGTGCAGCGCCTTGACCCAGCGGTCACCCGCGACGTCGAGCAGCGGGACGACCTGCGCACCCATCCGGGTCATGATCTTCATGGAGATCACGACGTACTCGGAGTCGGTGATCTCGATGCCGATCTTCGGGTCGTCCGAGTCGGTCGGCCCCATGCAGAACGGGACGACGTACATCGTCCGGCCCTTCATCGAGCCGCGGTACAGCTCGGTCATGGTCCGCTTCATCTCGGCCGGGTCGGCCCAGTTGTTGGTCGGGCCCGCGCCGCGCTCGGTGCCGGTACAGATGAAGGTCCGCTCCTCGACCCGCGCGACGTCGTCGGGGTCGGAGGCTGCGTAGAAGGAGTTGGGTTTCTTCTCCAGGCGTGTGAGGGTCCCCGCCTCGACCAGCTGGTCGGTGAGCCGGGTCCACTCCTCGTCCGAACCGTCG is a window from the Pseudonocardia sp. HH130629-09 genome containing:
- a CDS encoding peroxidase-related enzyme (This protein belongs to a clade of uncharacterized proteins related to peroxidases such as the alkylhydroperoxidase AhpD.), which translates into the protein MAQHEVSRFGHVDLDGLPPDLAERIGAIAERSGFVPNVFRALGRRPRELRAFLDYHDALMDSDDGLSKAERELVVVATSGANDCTYCVVAHGAILRIRYKDPEIADRVATNPYAVELSERERAIVDLALLVARSSESLTEADLDDARAAGLTSDEIWDVGAITALFAMSNRLAHLTALRPNPEFFLMGRIPRS
- a CDS encoding response regulator: MIRVVLADDQAVVRAGFRMFLELAGDVEVVGEAASGPEAVALARAHRPDVVCMDVRMPGGNGLVATREITGLDDPVPAVLVVTTFDLDDYVFGALEAGASGFVLKDTHPDDLVDAVRRLTRGDGLIDRTVTRRVIAEFARRRPAPDTAPDGGVAPLTPRETEIVRMLARGLSNAEIAEELVVETSTVKSHLGRAMAKIGTRDRLQTVVWAYRTGVAAPDPD
- a CDS encoding sensor histidine kinase yields the protein MHPHPEPPPRTVVERLDARLTALGLAGPRRRDTALAVLVAAGTLAVVTPVVLAPGPAAELGLAQGTVALALGVVTVQNLLLALRRTAPAVCLALTVGLGLVNVVLMPVGAALRGPATAIAAGTCGSRLPARRAGALVGAAAVVETAVVLTGTAVRPSGDALLGAGGLVVSQVLSAVLVYGGPLLLGVYLRTRRRYAELDRVHTAGVVAAYRERADAAVARERARMARELHDVAAHHLSAMVVQAAVVERLVDRDPDEARRTASRLREQGRRTLHDLRLVVGALREPRAGGAEADTPVPGLAELDGLVEQARELGGPVELVRRGDPGEPSPVADVTCYRVVQEALANAREHAPGAPVRVTVTHADDRVAVEVVNGPARGTPAPSADAPGTRGFGLAGMRERAQLVGGTFSAVRTDDGGWQVRLVVPHDPGPETGGGRA
- a CDS encoding serine hydrolase domain-containing protein, which gives rise to MITARRTGGPPRRSAATVALLVLLVAALVGGWAAPAAPAPAPAPRTAVPTAPLTAADVGAWLDGLVPAALDRSGIAGAAVTVVRDGQVLAARGYGSAGPGRPVDPVRTLFRVGSVSKVATAVAVLQLADRGLVDLDADVRRHLDIDVPMPRGPVTLRNLLSHTAGFEEQIRGLIRTGPGGPSLREFLATDPPEQVSTPGTVPSYSNYGYGLAGHVVERVTGEPFERYVQREVLDRAGMTTATFDQPLPAAVAAAMSDGHTSVDAPPMPFEFVSPAPAGSLSASATDMGRFASALLGAPGSTPLLSPAAWALMQRPALGPDTLGALADGPRMALGVFDESRNGHLVLGHGGDTQWFHSHLQLYPAERIGVFVTTNSIGRGGADTLDLRRAVTEGFTDRYLPGPAGPAPAPDAGTPARAAAIAGTYESARRSESTFMGAMNLLAQMRVAARPDGTLLVSPAPNDVRPAAYAEVRPGLWREVGGQRLLTVRTDADGRVTALGHDAAFTELSVGPLRDATLLGTVLAGSVVVLLGALVARPAGALWRRRYGVVVATRPRADRVAHGLTRAAALAALVALTGWVVSVLTIASLGEVPLPVLRGLQVLQWIGVVGVPVAAAGVVTALRARAGAWSVTGRVMLLLALAGIAVVAVVAGLLLPSLTY
- a CDS encoding YbdD/YjiX family protein is translated as MSRLRAFWTFVRELAGERDYERYLAHRAAHHPGAPVLGEREFWRERTDRQDRVPSARCC
- a CDS encoding carbon starvation CstA family protein, encoding MVTTERPGEPGTGGTGTTRRRDPRQIAIWVAVAVVGAIAWSIVAFTRGEEISAAWLVFAAVASYAIGYRFYSRFIAHRALRVDDTRATPAERLDDGQDFQPTDRRVLFGHHFAAIAGAGPLVGPVLAAQMGYLPGTIWIIVGVVFAGAVQDMVTLFFSTRRSGRSLGQMAREEIGPVGGTAAIVAVLAIMVILLAVLALVVVQALADSPWGTFSLAMTIPIALFMGFYLRYLRPGKIIEVSVLGVALMLLAIVGGGWVQNSSWGEVFHLTANQLTLALVVYGFAASVLPVWMLLAPRDYLSSFMKVGVVVLLAASILLAWPSLQMDALTRFASDGQGPVAAGSLFPFVFITIACGALSGFHALVASGTTPKLIQKESQIRVIGYGAMLTESFVAIMALAAACILDPGLYFTMNMPATVLGPTVETASAAVAQIGFTISPADLTAAAQAVEEHTLVGRSGGAPTLAVGLSTVFSQVFGGAAMRAFWYHFAIMFEALFILTTVDAGTRVGRFILQDTIGNVVPRFRDTSWRPGAWICSAVIVGAWGYLLYAGVNDPLGGIYQLFPLFGIANQLLAAVALAVCTTLLIRSGRARYAPITLVPLVFDAVVTLTASYQKIFSDNPKLGFWAQRDQYQAALDAGKTSLGTARTVEAMQKVVVNTTVDTVLTALFALLIVIVLADSVRVWVAALRGRPLPGGSEDPYVESRIQAPAGLIPTRSERELARAGGSG